A genomic segment from Vagococcus zengguangii encodes:
- the ftsA gene encoding cell division protein FtsA produces the protein MANTGIYVGLDIGTTSIKVVVAEYIEGQVNIIGVGNAKSEGLSKGIVVDIDKTVTSIKRAIKQAEEKSGIQIRQVSVGLPANLLEVEKCEGMIAVSTDSKEITDEDVRSVAKAAIIRSIPPERQIVTLIPQEYKVDGFDGIKDPRGMIGVRLDMSGIVYTGPKTIVHNIRKCIEKAGLQLEELVISPLALCESILSNGEKEFGTIVIDLGGGQTTTAVIHEGQLKFTHVEQEGGEYVSKDISVVLNTSITNAEALKINYGDAYPERTNPSEEFPVEVIGQEQPVKVDERYLSEIIEARMEQIFTKSKEVLEDIDCLDLPGGIILTGGNASIPGVVELAQDIFGANVKLHVPNHMGLRNPAFTNAISIVEYVAQLSDIYQISKEAVEGNKRPMPKPQAEERYIPEATPSVYSVEKQEEIFDDVTEEGEKPVKKMTEKVKGLFSNIFD, from the coding sequence ATGGCAAACACAGGAATTTATGTTGGCCTAGATATCGGTACTACATCAATTAAAGTTGTAGTCGCTGAGTACATCGAGGGACAGGTTAATATTATTGGTGTTGGCAACGCTAAATCTGAAGGATTAAGCAAAGGTATCGTTGTTGACATTGATAAAACTGTAACATCAATTAAAAGAGCAATTAAGCAAGCAGAAGAAAAATCAGGTATTCAAATTAGACAAGTTAGCGTAGGGTTACCTGCTAATTTATTAGAAGTGGAAAAATGCGAAGGTATGATCGCAGTAAGTACAGATTCTAAAGAAATTACCGATGAAGACGTACGTAGTGTTGCCAAAGCAGCGATTATTCGTTCAATCCCACCAGAACGTCAAATTGTGACGTTAATTCCACAAGAATATAAAGTTGATGGTTTTGATGGTATTAAGGATCCACGTGGTATGATTGGTGTTCGTTTAGATATGAGCGGTATCGTATACACTGGACCAAAAACGATTGTTCACAATATTCGCAAATGTATAGAGAAAGCTGGTCTTCAATTGGAAGAGTTAGTCATTTCTCCTTTAGCATTATGTGAATCTATTTTATCAAATGGTGAAAAAGAATTTGGTACTATCGTGATTGATTTAGGTGGTGGTCAAACGACAACTGCAGTGATTCATGAAGGCCAATTGAAGTTTACACACGTTGAGCAAGAAGGTGGCGAATACGTAAGTAAAGATATTTCAGTTGTTTTGAATACTTCTATAACAAATGCTGAAGCATTAAAAATTAATTATGGCGATGCTTATCCTGAAAGAACAAACCCAAGTGAGGAGTTCCCAGTAGAAGTTATCGGTCAAGAGCAACCTGTAAAAGTTGATGAGCGTTATTTATCAGAAATTATCGAAGCACGTATGGAACAAATCTTTACAAAATCTAAAGAAGTTTTAGAAGATATTGACTGCTTAGATTTACCTGGTGGTATCATCTTAACAGGTGGGAATGCAAGTATTCCAGGCGTAGTTGAATTAGCTCAAGACATTTTTGGGGCTAATGTTAAGTTACACGTGCCAAATCACATGGGCTTACGTAACCCTGCTTTTACTAACGCGATTAGTATTGTTGAATACGTAGCACAATTAAGTGATATTTACCAAATCTCCAAAGAAGCGGTAGAAGGTAACAAACGTCCAATGCCAAAACCTCAAGCAGAAGAACGTTATATTCCTGAAGCTACACCTAGTGTATATTCAGTTGAAAAACAAGAAGAAATTTTTGATGATGTAACTGAAGAAGGCGAAAAGCCAGTTAAAAAAATGACAGAAAAAGTAAAAGGATTATTCTCAAATATATTTGATTAA
- a CDS encoding cell division protein FtsQ/DivIB — protein sequence MKDNEKNLENETLKSRNPLGTIEETSTSATQSSEEIDFDSLTPWQKENLKYLQEAGQEPKWLEKPETEEKTEQLSFEKKNLEELTEINAEKVLTKEEQKIAKERASKMEAEKQPKNQEEDDEKIKSDQETLTEASSDQSSTFSDNILDFKKILKEAVADEHDLSYESEVLKNNSFADKLPKIKQQRRNRMLRRLLLLLSMFLVVLLLTAYYVSPYSKVQTLEIVGNNVVTKQEIATATGIRNNEFFWNAYLNEPIEKNIKKALPRIKSVEKSIVNVNNIKLKIEEYDEIAYAKFEGKFYPILASGKIIDEAVTTTKNEAFTIFTNFENDKQFERVMNIYLNMDDEIKKNLDEVVLNPSGKVRSRIVLRMKDGNQVIGSVKDLGDKIVYYPQIVKEMSEPGVIDMEAGIFSYSYESKEASEKLAGLDANDGQLNEATDAEETGQNEQDEQENPEDSENDDELIDELQNNP from the coding sequence ATGAAAGACAATGAAAAGAATCTTGAAAATGAGACCCTAAAATCGCGAAATCCATTGGGCACAATCGAAGAAACAAGTACGTCTGCTACTCAAAGTTCTGAGGAGATTGATTTTGATAGCTTAACACCATGGCAAAAAGAAAACTTGAAATATTTACAAGAAGCAGGTCAAGAACCTAAGTGGTTAGAGAAACCTGAAACTGAAGAAAAAACAGAACAGTTATCTTTTGAGAAGAAGAATTTAGAAGAATTAACCGAAATTAATGCTGAAAAGGTACTAACGAAAGAAGAACAAAAAATTGCTAAAGAACGTGCGAGTAAAATGGAAGCTGAAAAGCAACCAAAAAATCAAGAAGAAGATGATGAAAAAATCAAGTCTGATCAAGAAACACTCACTGAAGCAAGCTCCGATCAATCATCGACCTTTTCTGATAATATTTTAGATTTCAAAAAAATCTTGAAAGAAGCAGTTGCGGACGAACATGATTTAAGTTATGAATCAGAAGTCTTAAAGAACAATTCATTTGCAGACAAATTACCTAAAATAAAACAACAACGCCGAAATCGTATGTTAAGACGCCTACTATTACTTTTAAGCATGTTTTTAGTCGTACTATTACTGACTGCTTATTATGTTTCGCCATATAGTAAGGTTCAGACCTTGGAGATTGTTGGTAATAATGTAGTGACTAAGCAAGAAATTGCAACTGCTACAGGAATAAGAAATAATGAATTTTTCTGGAATGCTTATTTGAATGAACCGATTGAAAAGAATATAAAAAAGGCGCTACCAAGAATTAAATCGGTTGAGAAGAGTATCGTGAACGTTAATAATATCAAGTTAAAAATTGAAGAGTACGATGAAATCGCTTATGCTAAGTTTGAAGGGAAATTTTATCCCATTTTAGCAAGTGGCAAAATTATTGACGAAGCAGTCACGACAACTAAAAACGAAGCGTTCACTATTTTCACAAATTTTGAAAATGATAAACAATTTGAACGTGTCATGAATATATATTTAAACATGGATGATGAGATTAAAAAGAACCTAGACGAAGTCGTGTTAAATCCGTCTGGGAAAGTTAGAAGTCGTATCGTTTTACGTATGAAAGATGGTAACCAGGTTATTGGTTCAGTTAAAGATTTAGGGGATAAAATAGTTTACTATCCACAGATTGTGAAAGAAATGTCAGAACCAGGTGTGATTGATATGGAAGCAGGCATTTTTAGTTATTCCTATGAATCAAAAGAAGCAAGCGAAAAATTAGCTGGTTTAGACGCGAATGATGGGCAACTTAATGAAGCAACAGATGCTGAAGAAACCGGTCAAAACGAACAAGATGAACAAGAAAATCCAGAAGATTCTGAAAATGATGATGAATTAATCGATGAATTGCAAAATAATCCTTAA
- the murG gene encoding undecaprenyldiphospho-muramoylpentapeptide beta-N-acetylglucosaminyltransferase — translation MRLLVSGGGTGGHVYPALSLVKYVKEVEPDSEFMYVGTERGLESSIVKHENLPFASVDIQGFRRKLTFENVTTIQKFLKSIKDSKRIIKEFKPDVVVGTGGYVCAPVVYGAHKLGVPTLIHEQNSVPGVANKFLSRYVDKIAVCFEDAIEYFPQAKVELTGNPRAQEVAGLSPNNYLADTYHLDTAKKTVLIFGGSRGAQTMMNAVAESLAELEAKDYQTIIATGKIYYDDMIKGIELDALKNVRILPYIDNMTDVLANTDLVVSRAGATSIAEFTGMGLPSILIPSPNVTNDHQTKNAMSLVKVGAAELLKDSDLSGASLIKTIDDIMNDPNKLQQMATEAEKIGYQDATTHLYELLKALQK, via the coding sequence ATGAGATTATTAGTTTCTGGTGGAGGGACGGGTGGACATGTCTATCCGGCTCTTTCTTTAGTTAAATATGTAAAAGAAGTTGAACCTGATTCAGAATTTATGTATGTCGGAACTGAGCGTGGTTTAGAAAGTTCGATTGTCAAACATGAAAACCTACCATTTGCTTCAGTTGACATCCAAGGGTTTAGAAGAAAGTTAACGTTTGAAAATGTGACCACTATCCAAAAATTCTTAAAGAGTATTAAAGATAGCAAACGTATTATTAAAGAATTTAAACCTGATGTGGTCGTTGGAACAGGGGGCTATGTTTGTGCCCCGGTCGTTTATGGAGCTCATAAATTAGGTGTGCCCACATTAATTCATGAACAAAATAGCGTACCAGGCGTTGCGAATAAATTTTTATCACGTTATGTAGATAAAATTGCAGTTTGTTTTGAAGATGCGATTGAATATTTCCCACAAGCTAAAGTTGAATTAACGGGTAACCCACGCGCGCAAGAAGTGGCAGGGTTGTCACCTAACAATTATTTAGCGGATACGTATCATTTAGACACTGCAAAGAAAACAGTCTTGATTTTTGGTGGTAGTCGTGGGGCACAAACCATGATGAATGCAGTGGCTGAGTCACTTGCTGAATTGGAAGCGAAAGACTATCAAACGATTATTGCAACTGGAAAAATCTATTATGATGATATGATTAAGGGAATCGAGTTGGATGCTCTTAAAAATGTCCGTATCTTACCATATATTGATAATATGACAGATGTATTAGCTAATACTGATTTAGTAGTGAGCCGCGCGGGGGCAACTTCAATCGCGGAATTCACTGGCATGGGACTACCTTCTATTTTGATACCAAGTCCCAATGTTACAAACGATCATCAAACCAAAAATGCCATGTCACTAGTAAAAGTTGGCGCAGCCGAGTTATTAAAAGATAGTGACTTATCAGGTGCAAGCCTAATTAAGACTATTGATGATATCATGAATGATCCCAATAAATTACAACAAATGGCAACTGAAGCTGAAAAAATTGGCTACCAAGACGCCACAACGCATTTGTATGAACTCTTAAAAGCGTTGCAAAAATAG
- the murD gene encoding UDP-N-acetylmuramoyl-L-alanine--D-glutamate ligase: MKVISNYQNKKVLVLGLAKSGTTAAKLLHQLGAIVTVNDGKPLEENMEAQALLELGIKVIAGSHPIELLDEEFELLVKNPGIPYTNPMIQAAMAKNIPVITEVELAYEISEAPIVGITGTNGKTTTTTMINNLLNADKNSEFGFVAGNIGEVASQVAQHVTKDNVMVTELSSFQLMGIETFKPKVAVIVNIFEAHLDYHGNREEYVKAKWEIQKNMTADDVLVLNFNQAELRQLAQKTKATVIPFSTKEKHLEGAYVEDGAIYFKEEYVMQADQIGVLGEHNLENALAAIVVAKLYNIPNEAIIQALATFGGVAHRMEYVGNILGRKVYNDSKATNILATQTALSAFKDNKDKVVLVAGGLDRGNDFIELEPSLTNLKAVSLYGETKHKLAESAERVGISSLALNENLVEAVNQAFAYTVEGDIILFSPACASWDQFKNFEIRGDQFKQAIKNIEEEWNNK; encoded by the coding sequence ATGAAAGTTATTAGCAATTATCAAAATAAAAAAGTACTAGTGTTAGGTTTAGCAAAAAGTGGGACAACCGCCGCTAAATTACTCCATCAATTAGGAGCAATCGTTACGGTGAATGACGGTAAGCCCTTAGAAGAGAATATGGAGGCGCAAGCACTTTTAGAATTAGGTATTAAGGTAATTGCTGGCAGTCATCCTATTGAGCTGTTAGATGAAGAATTCGAATTACTAGTCAAAAATCCTGGAATTCCTTATACTAATCCTATGATTCAAGCGGCTATGGCAAAAAATATTCCGGTTATTACTGAAGTTGAATTAGCTTATGAGATTTCGGAAGCACCAATTGTTGGAATCACTGGTACTAATGGTAAGACAACAACGACAACGATGATTAATAACTTATTGAATGCTGATAAAAACTCAGAATTTGGTTTTGTCGCAGGAAATATTGGGGAAGTGGCCTCACAAGTAGCTCAACACGTCACAAAAGATAACGTAATGGTAACTGAATTATCTAGTTTTCAATTAATGGGAATTGAAACGTTCAAACCAAAAGTAGCAGTTATCGTCAATATTTTCGAAGCGCATTTGGACTATCACGGTAACCGTGAAGAATATGTAAAAGCGAAGTGGGAAATCCAAAAAAATATGACAGCTGATGATGTACTAGTTTTAAACTTCAATCAAGCTGAATTACGTCAATTAGCACAAAAAACCAAGGCAACGGTTATTCCGTTTTCAACAAAGGAAAAGCACCTTGAGGGAGCTTATGTTGAAGATGGCGCAATTTATTTCAAAGAAGAGTATGTGATGCAAGCAGATCAAATTGGTGTGCTTGGCGAGCATAACTTAGAAAATGCGTTAGCGGCGATTGTTGTCGCGAAATTATATAATATCCCTAATGAAGCGATTATCCAAGCCTTAGCGACATTTGGTGGGGTAGCTCATCGTATGGAGTATGTTGGTAATATTTTAGGTCGTAAAGTTTATAATGATTCAAAAGCGACTAATATTTTAGCCACCCAAACCGCTTTAAGTGCCTTTAAAGATAACAAAGATAAAGTAGTCTTAGTTGCTGGTGGTTTAGACCGTGGTAATGATTTTATTGAGTTAGAGCCATCATTAACTAATTTAAAAGCTGTTTCGTTATATGGCGAAACAAAACATAAATTAGCAGAATCAGCGGAACGTGTGGGGATTTCTTCATTAGCGTTAAATGAAAATTTAGTAGAAGCAGTCAATCAAGCTTTTGCTTACACAGTTGAAGGAGATATTATCTTATTTTCTCCAGCTTGTGCAAGTTGGGATCAATTCAAGAATTTTGAAATTCGTGGGGACCAATTCAAACAAGCAATAAAAAATATAGAAGAAGAGTGGAATAATAAATGA